Proteins encoded by one window of Porphyromonas vaginalis:
- a CDS encoding DUF4141 domain-containing protein, with the protein MKKYLLMALFAMSLFIPQAHAQWVVTDPGNFAGNIANSIKEIATASKTVKNTLSGFKEVEKLYNDTKKYYDALKQVNNLIGDAYKVKECILMVGDISEIYVTSYKKMLADPNFRPTELAAMAAGYAKLLELSGESLKELKSVAKSKVFSMNDSERMQMIDRIYTTLREYRSIVSYYTRKNISVSYVRAHEKNDLASVKALYGNPESRYW; encoded by the coding sequence ATGAAAAAGTATCTGCTGATGGCTCTCTTTGCAATGAGCCTATTTATCCCTCAAGCCCACGCTCAGTGGGTGGTTACCGACCCTGGGAACTTTGCTGGCAACATAGCTAACTCCATTAAGGAGATTGCCACCGCCTCGAAGACGGTCAAAAACACGCTAAGTGGTTTTAAGGAGGTGGAGAAACTGTACAACGACACCAAGAAGTACTACGATGCACTCAAGCAGGTTAACAACCTTATAGGCGATGCCTACAAGGTGAAGGAGTGCATCCTAATGGTGGGAGACATATCAGAGATCTATGTGACCTCCTACAAGAAGATGCTAGCGGACCCAAACTTCCGCCCCACAGAGCTAGCCGCTATGGCTGCTGGCTATGCCAAACTCTTGGAACTGAGTGGCGAGAGTCTCAAGGAGCTGAAGTCTGTAGCTAAGAGCAAGGTGTTCTCAATGAATGATAGCGAGCGTATGCAGATGATAGACCGCATCTATACGACACTACGTGAGTATCGATCGATTGTTTCTTACTACACCCGAAAGAATATCTCCGTGAGTTATGTACGTGCTCACGAGAAGAATGATCTAGCATCGGTCAAAGCGCTTTATGGAAATCCAGAGAGCCGATATTGGTAA
- a CDS encoding DUF3408 domain-containing protein, with amino-acid sequence MSSLKEQRERLLQAKMREMANIGVTKRTAENIPDFDEPIDLEEEPTLEEECNAVSETEETTASTPTTSSQASQRHSSKKKSNPRSCSSTLEFAAYEERFLTSVRDGRNKSGFSIHTEVLQLLRNVVSDLRVETSITSYIENIILDHLKTHQELLNQIASQRRRNKTIDL; translated from the coding sequence ATGAGCTCACTTAAAGAACAGCGAGAGCGACTGCTCCAAGCTAAGATGAGAGAGATGGCAAATATAGGGGTCACCAAGCGTACCGCAGAGAATATCCCGGACTTTGATGAGCCGATAGATTTGGAGGAAGAACCAACGCTTGAAGAGGAGTGTAATGCCGTCTCAGAGACCGAGGAGACAACAGCCTCTACTCCGACCACCTCTTCTCAAGCATCCCAGCGTCACAGCTCCAAAAAGAAGTCTAATCCTAGGAGTTGCTCATCGACACTAGAGTTTGCAGCGTACGAAGAGCGTTTCCTGACATCTGTACGAGATGGTCGCAACAAGTCTGGCTTCAGCATTCATACCGAAGTGCTACAGCTACTTCGAAATGTAGTGAGTGACCTCCGTGTAGAGACCTCCATCACAAGCTATATTGAGAACATCATACTGGATCACTTGAAAACGCACCAGGAGCTATTAAACCAAATCGCCTCTCAGCGGAGACGGAACAAGACTATTGACCTATGA
- a CDS encoding helix-turn-helix domain-containing protein, translated as MTIEFCAINKPEDWIEMVAEQFGTSITNDGFTVPPSVGNGFFKQYYPLPWLTLTYISFMAYEPMTMVRRSVENSKWIPVMFYINEHKHEQIIGTSTKTVGVDTLYGIFMPSSNIPTEWTFDSKRQYENITLTFNKDWIEQMDTAHETYIGRILQSDKAFYLFETITPAMQEVLDGIKSIVESNTPFSSLHLHGKTIELLTMYLEKLEKRSEVKSLANLNLNDVETVFRVRRHILQNLNNVPSIPELAREAAMSSSKLQKCFKLVIGKAIAEYALSEKMEWAKRLLSTRLYSVSEVGYKIGYANLSHFTEAFRKYHRINPKQYLDSL; from the coding sequence ATGACCATAGAATTCTGTGCAATCAATAAGCCCGAAGATTGGATCGAGATGGTTGCCGAGCAATTCGGCACATCGATAACGAACGATGGTTTTACCGTTCCGCCTTCGGTTGGCAATGGATTTTTCAAACAATACTATCCGTTACCGTGGCTCACATTGACCTACATCAGCTTCATGGCATACGAACCGATGACAATGGTGCGTCGCTCGGTGGAAAACTCGAAATGGATTCCCGTGATGTTCTACATCAATGAACATAAGCACGAACAGATTATCGGCACAAGCACAAAAACGGTCGGAGTGGACACGCTCTACGGTATCTTTATGCCTTCAAGCAATATCCCTACGGAATGGACTTTCGATTCCAAACGGCAGTATGAAAACATCACATTGACTTTCAACAAGGATTGGATAGAGCAAATGGATACGGCGCATGAAACTTACATCGGTCGGATTCTCCAATCTGACAAGGCTTTTTATTTGTTTGAGACTATTACGCCTGCAATGCAGGAAGTATTGGATGGGATCAAATCAATTGTCGAAAGCAATACACCTTTCTCATCTCTCCATTTACATGGAAAGACAATAGAATTGCTAACGATGTACCTTGAAAAACTCGAAAAACGTTCGGAAGTAAAATCTCTTGCCAATCTGAACTTGAATGATGTAGAGACTGTTTTCCGAGTTCGTCGCCATATTCTTCAAAATCTCAATAATGTACCGAGCATTCCCGAGTTGGCACGTGAAGCGGCAATGAGCAGCTCCAAACTGCAAAAGTGCTTCAAGTTGGTTATCGGCAAGGCAATTGCCGAGTATGCCCTATCCGAAAAGATGGAATGGGCGAAACGACTACTCTCAACTCGTCTCTATTCTGTATCCGAAGTGGGCTATAAAATCGGATATGCCAATCTCAGCCACTTCACGGAGGCTTTCCGCAAATATCACAGGATAAATCCCAAGCAATACCTCGACTCTTTGTAA
- a CDS encoding DUF4133 domain-containing protein: protein MASWEVNKGVGRTVEFKGLKAHYLFLFAGGLLGIFILVVVLYLCGISQIICLGIGVVGATVVVWQTFAMNRKYGQYGLMKRGAIRRHPRYLLNRRSVYQLFHQFNSAR from the coding sequence ATGGCTAGTTGGGAAGTAAATAAAGGAGTCGGTCGGACAGTGGAGTTCAAGGGCTTGAAGGCTCACTACCTCTTCTTATTTGCAGGAGGGTTACTGGGCATCTTCATCCTTGTAGTGGTTCTCTATCTCTGTGGCATCAGTCAGATCATCTGCTTGGGCATAGGCGTAGTGGGTGCCACCGTTGTGGTGTGGCAAACGTTCGCCATGAATCGCAAGTATGGTCAATATGGATTGATGAAGCGAGGAGCTATAAGAAGACACCCGAGGTATCTCTTGAACCGCCGTTCGGTCTATCAGCTTTTTCACCAATTCAATAGCGCTAGATGA
- a CDS encoding ParA family protein produces the protein MDRSNSRPLYLGFASQKGGVGKSTLAEVLASILYYEKDIPLVVVDCDGTQESFFKLRERDRDLIGTSPDIGKELHERLAQYGKKSYQIIRSNLEQAISNTEQYLSKAPIAPQLVIFDFPGHVATSAMMELSIMMDYIISPIEADPQSLASSFAYAKTIQELGVGFAESQIQDLFLLWNKVNRSASTMVIELFSQHAQEQGLKILDARIYHSVRFSRELAQGGVKGVFRCSYLPPATTLRPQTGVDEWVEEVIQKLGLQKGSSV, from the coding sequence ATGGACAGATCAAACAGCCGCCCGCTCTACTTAGGCTTCGCTTCACAAAAGGGAGGAGTCGGTAAGAGTACGCTAGCCGAAGTGCTAGCATCTATTTTATACTACGAGAAGGATATCCCTCTTGTCGTAGTGGACTGCGATGGCACGCAGGAGTCATTTTTCAAGCTCCGAGAGCGTGACAGAGATCTTATTGGAACCTCTCCAGACATAGGGAAGGAACTCCACGAGCGACTTGCCCAATATGGGAAGAAGTCTTACCAGATTATCCGAAGTAATCTAGAGCAGGCGATAAGCAATACAGAGCAGTACTTGAGTAAAGCACCAATAGCTCCCCAACTCGTCATATTCGACTTCCCAGGTCATGTAGCTACCAGTGCTATGATGGAGCTATCCATTATGATGGACTATATCATCTCCCCCATAGAGGCTGACCCGCAATCGTTGGCATCAAGCTTTGCTTATGCCAAGACAATCCAAGAGCTAGGTGTAGGCTTTGCAGAGTCTCAAATCCAAGATCTCTTTTTGCTTTGGAACAAAGTAAATCGCAGTGCCAGCACTATGGTCATCGAACTGTTCAGTCAGCATGCCCAAGAGCAGGGCTTGAAGATTCTAGACGCTCGTATCTACCATTCTGTTCGCTTCAGTCGTGAGTTAGCTCAAGGGGGTGTCAAGGGAGTCTTTCGTTGCTCTTACCTACCTCCAGCTACCACGCTACGCCCTCAGACAGGTGTGGATGAATGGGTCGAAGAGGTGATACAGAAGCTAGGTCTACAAAAAGGTTCAAGCGTATGA
- the mobB gene encoding conjugal transfer protein MobB has translation MIAKISATENLGGALGYNFKKVNKKEATLLLAHGLYQNRAGEYTMSEVLADMQALIPEKCRTKKTVFHCSLNPHPDEKLSDETLSQIAKEYMEALGYGKQPYIVFKHNDIAREHIHIVSLRVDGDGRKINDKFEGRRSKKITDALEKKYHLIPSTEVTDNPLQELSKVDMAKGNIKEQVASIARSVLKHYRFCSLGELNAILSHYNLAVEEVKTVFRGQKYDGLVYVPTDDKGDKVSTPIHASEIGRGVGYTAVQNRMQQSKQAIKPLIPAVREKVLQVMRTSPQTEEALRHRLEEQGLRTVIRKNERGRIYGITFIDDANGIALNGSRLGKGYSANTFNAYLTNPTYNPFMDEMLYGTPSSQLKEEVPTIQPLQSDADEGDNLVDELVDDIVDDLPLGSSNDDWKEAAWQRKLRRQSKVHLRRRKR, from the coding sequence ATGATTGCCAAGATTTCAGCAACGGAGAACCTCGGGGGTGCACTCGGCTACAACTTCAAGAAGGTGAATAAGAAGGAAGCAACACTTCTGCTGGCACATGGCTTGTACCAAAACAGAGCGGGCGAATATACGATGTCGGAGGTACTTGCAGATATGCAGGCATTGATACCCGAAAAGTGTAGAACAAAGAAAACGGTCTTCCATTGCTCGCTCAATCCGCATCCAGACGAGAAGCTGTCCGATGAAACCCTCTCGCAGATAGCTAAGGAGTATATGGAGGCTCTGGGCTATGGCAAGCAACCCTACATTGTGTTCAAGCACAATGATATCGCCCGTGAACATATCCACATCGTATCGCTAAGGGTAGATGGTGATGGTCGAAAGATCAATGACAAGTTTGAAGGCAGACGAAGCAAGAAAATTACGGATGCGTTGGAGAAGAAGTACCATCTAATTCCCAGCACAGAGGTTACAGACAATCCACTACAAGAGCTCTCAAAGGTGGATATGGCAAAAGGAAATATCAAAGAGCAGGTAGCATCTATAGCTCGTTCTGTTCTGAAGCATTACCGCTTTTGTTCGTTGGGAGAACTCAATGCCATTCTTTCCCACTACAATCTTGCCGTGGAAGAGGTCAAGACAGTGTTTCGAGGGCAGAAGTACGATGGACTGGTTTATGTACCGACTGATGATAAAGGCGATAAGGTCAGTACACCCATCCATGCATCGGAGATTGGTCGTGGTGTGGGCTATACAGCCGTGCAGAATAGGATGCAACAATCTAAGCAAGCTATCAAGCCACTGATACCAGCCGTAAGGGAGAAAGTCTTACAAGTAATGCGTACTTCTCCCCAGACAGAGGAAGCACTGCGACATCGATTGGAAGAACAAGGCTTGCGAACGGTTATCCGAAAGAATGAGAGAGGGCGTATCTATGGTATTACGTTCATAGACGATGCGAATGGCATTGCACTCAATGGCTCCAGACTAGGCAAGGGGTACTCGGCCAATACATTTAATGCCTACCTCACCAATCCGACCTACAATCCATTTATGGATGAAATGCTGTATGGCACTCCTTCCTCTCAATTGAAAGAAGAAGTCCCAACTATTCAACCGTTACAGTCAGATGCGGACGAGGGAGACAACCTTGTCGATGAGCTGGTAGATGATATTGTCGATGACCTTCCACTCGGTAGTAGCAACGATGATTGGAAAGAGGCGGCTTGGCAACGGAAGCTCCGCAGACAGAGCAAGGTTCATCTCAGACGAAGGAAGAGGTAA
- the traJ gene encoding conjugative transposon protein TraJ, which translates to MDFASLHELLRSTYQEMMPLCGEMTGIAKGIAGLGALFYVAVRVWSSLSRAEPIDLFPLLRPFVLGFCIMFFPTIVLGTMNTILSPVVQGTERMVNKQTVQLDKLVAKRDKLQEAAYLRNPETAYLVSNEAFDQKIEEMGIIGPSDAVTIAGMYAERAAYKTKQWLMKQLHDLIELLYHAAALIIDTLRTFFLIVLSILGPIVFGIAVWDGLSGSLTAWFSRYISVYLWLPVSSVLSALLTKIQVLMVQKDIAALSDPNYLPDSGSWYYIVFFLIGIVGYFCVPTVAGWIIEAGGGIGAYGRNVNQTAQRGAQGAYTGGKAVAGATGSIAGNVGGRIKGALIKGK; encoded by the coding sequence ATGGACTTTGCATCACTACATGAATTACTCCGCTCCACCTATCAGGAGATGATGCCTCTCTGTGGAGAGATGACGGGCATTGCCAAGGGGATTGCGGGATTAGGGGCTCTCTTCTATGTAGCCGTGAGGGTGTGGTCTTCGTTGTCTCGTGCCGAGCCGATTGATCTTTTCCCCTTACTGAGACCTTTTGTGCTGGGCTTCTGTATTATGTTCTTCCCAACGATTGTGCTGGGTACGATGAATACGATTCTCTCTCCTGTAGTACAAGGTACAGAGCGAATGGTCAATAAGCAGACGGTACAACTAGACAAGTTGGTTGCTAAGCGAGACAAACTACAAGAAGCTGCCTATCTCCGTAACCCCGAGACGGCTTACTTGGTTTCCAATGAAGCTTTTGACCAAAAGATAGAGGAGATGGGGATCATCGGCCCGAGCGATGCGGTGACCATCGCTGGGATGTATGCCGAGCGTGCTGCTTACAAAACGAAGCAATGGCTGATGAAGCAACTCCATGATCTCATAGAGTTGCTATACCATGCAGCTGCTCTGATTATTGATACGCTCCGTACCTTCTTTCTTATCGTGCTGAGCATACTGGGACCAATCGTCTTTGGTATTGCGGTTTGGGATGGCTTGTCGGGGTCGCTTACGGCTTGGTTCTCCCGCTACATATCGGTCTATCTGTGGCTACCCGTCAGCTCTGTCCTCTCGGCTCTCCTCACAAAGATACAGGTGTTGATGGTGCAGAAGGATATTGCAGCATTGAGTGACCCCAACTATCTGCCCGATTCGGGTAGCTGGTACTACATTGTCTTCTTCCTGATCGGTATCGTGGGGTACTTCTGTGTTCCTACGGTAGCGGGCTGGATTATAGAGGCTGGTGGTGGTATCGGGGCATACGGACGCAATGTCAATCAGACGGCGCAACGAGGTGCCCAGGGTGCCTATACGGGAGGTAAGGCGGTCGCTGGTGCCACTGGATCTATAGCTGGCAACGTAGGCGGACGTATCAAAGGGGCTCTTATCAAGGGCAAATAG
- a CDS encoding TraG family conjugative transposon ATPase yields the protein MRNRSKITTLESKFPLLSVEHGCIVSKDADVTVAFRVELPELFTVTSAEYETMHSTWHKAIKVLPNFTIVHKQDWFIKECYHTTCKRGQEKPLSFLARASERHFNERPYLNHTVYLFITKSNRQRMAQQSSFSTLCRGHLLPKEITNEEEMVKFMESVDQFERIINESELIKLARMSEAELVGSREQAALLDRYFSLSDSRHGTLEDIRLGADLVRVGDNMLCLHTLSDTDDLPTTVSTDGRYERLSTDRSDCRLSFASPVGLMLPCNHIYNQYLFIQDSEANLQRFEKQARNMHSLARYSRSNQINEEWIQEYLNTAHSQGLTSIRAHFNVLAWSDDEEELRQVKNDVGSALALMECRPRHNTIDTATLYWAAIPGNAGDFPAEESFYTFIEPALCFFTAETNYKDSLSPFGIKMADRLSGKPIHLDISDLPMKQGIITNRNKFILGPSGSGKSFFTNHMVRQYYEQGAHVLLVDTGNSYQGLCELIHRKTKGEDGVYFTYTHDHPISFNPFYTDDKFFDVEKRESICTLLMTLWKSADERVTKTEAGELGSAVNAYIELICSDASIVPNFNSFYEYLRDVYRKDMEQRDIKVTLSDFNINNLLTTLKQYYKGGRYDFLLNSDKNIDLLSKRFIVFEIDQVKDNKDLFPVVTIIIMEAFINKMRRLKGIRKMILIEEAWKAIASENMADYIKYLYKTVRKYFGEAIVVTQEVDDIISSPVVKESIINNSDCKILLDQRKYMTKFDGIQSMLGLSEKEKSQILSINQNNDPHRLYKEVWVGLGGMQSAVYATEVSMEEYLTYTTEEREKLEVMQRAEQLGGDIESAIRQLAIEKRDKQ from the coding sequence ATGAGAAACAGAAGCAAGATAACTACCTTAGAGTCAAAGTTCCCCTTGCTGAGTGTAGAGCATGGGTGCATTGTCAGTAAGGATGCTGATGTGACGGTTGCTTTTCGAGTGGAGCTACCCGAGCTTTTTACTGTCACATCCGCAGAGTATGAGACGATGCACTCTACTTGGCATAAAGCAATCAAGGTGCTACCCAACTTCACGATCGTTCACAAGCAAGATTGGTTCATCAAGGAGTGCTACCATACGACTTGCAAGCGTGGTCAGGAAAAGCCTTTGAGCTTTCTCGCTCGTGCCTCTGAGAGACACTTCAATGAGCGACCCTATCTAAACCATACCGTCTACCTCTTTATCACGAAGAGCAATAGACAGCGTATGGCACAGCAGAGTAGCTTCTCAACGCTTTGTAGAGGTCATCTACTCCCTAAAGAGATTACCAACGAAGAGGAGATGGTGAAGTTTATGGAGTCGGTGGATCAGTTCGAACGCATCATCAATGAATCCGAATTGATAAAGCTGGCTCGAATGAGCGAGGCTGAGCTGGTTGGCTCTAGGGAGCAAGCTGCTCTCTTAGATCGTTACTTCTCTCTATCAGATAGCAGACACGGCACATTGGAGGATATACGTTTAGGGGCAGACCTTGTACGTGTGGGAGACAATATGCTTTGCCTGCATACGCTCTCTGATACGGATGATCTACCCACTACCGTCAGTACCGATGGTCGCTATGAGCGATTATCAACAGACCGCTCAGACTGCCGCCTCTCCTTTGCCTCTCCAGTGGGGCTGATGCTCCCCTGCAACCATATCTACAATCAATACCTCTTCATTCAAGATAGCGAGGCTAACTTGCAGCGTTTTGAGAAGCAAGCTAGAAATATGCACTCTCTAGCACGCTACAGTCGTAGTAATCAAATCAACGAAGAGTGGATACAGGAGTATCTCAACACCGCACACTCTCAGGGACTCACCTCCATTAGAGCTCACTTTAATGTCTTGGCATGGAGTGACGATGAAGAGGAGCTACGACAAGTCAAGAATGATGTGGGCTCTGCCCTTGCCTTGATGGAGTGCCGTCCTAGACATAACACCATCGATACAGCGACCCTCTATTGGGCGGCTATCCCGGGTAATGCAGGAGACTTTCCCGCAGAAGAGTCTTTCTACACCTTCATTGAGCCGGCTCTCTGTTTCTTCACGGCAGAGACCAACTACAAGGACTCGCTCTCACCCTTTGGGATTAAGATGGCAGACAGATTATCTGGTAAGCCGATACATCTTGACATATCTGATCTGCCGATGAAGCAAGGAATCATTACCAACCGCAACAAGTTTATCTTGGGACCTTCCGGCAGTGGTAAGAGTTTCTTCACGAACCATATGGTACGACAATACTACGAGCAGGGGGCGCATGTCCTCTTGGTCGATACGGGTAATTCGTATCAAGGGTTGTGTGAACTAATCCATCGTAAGACAAAGGGAGAGGATGGAGTCTACTTCACCTACACCCATGACCATCCTATCTCCTTCAACCCTTTTTATACGGATGACAAGTTCTTTGATGTAGAGAAGCGGGAAAGTATCTGCACCCTACTGATGACGCTTTGGAAGAGTGCCGATGAGCGGGTCACCAAGACTGAGGCTGGAGAGCTGGGCTCTGCTGTCAATGCCTATATCGAACTCATCTGCTCAGATGCTAGTATCGTTCCGAACTTCAATAGCTTCTACGAATACCTTAGAGATGTCTATCGTAAGGATATGGAGCAACGAGATATCAAGGTGACGCTCTCAGACTTCAATATCAATAATCTTCTGACTACGCTCAAGCAGTACTACAAAGGAGGCCGTTACGACTTCCTACTGAACTCGGATAAGAACATAGACCTGCTCTCAAAGCGGTTTATCGTCTTTGAGATTGACCAAGTGAAGGACAATAAAGACCTCTTCCCCGTGGTGACCATTATCATCATGGAAGCCTTTATCAATAAGATGCGCCGACTGAAAGGTATCCGTAAGATGATCCTTATCGAGGAGGCCTGGAAGGCGATTGCTTCGGAGAATATGGCGGACTACATTAAGTATCTCTACAAGACGGTCAGAAAGTATTTCGGAGAGGCTATTGTGGTGACGCAGGAGGTAGACGACATCATCTCTTCACCCGTAGTGAAGGAGAGTATCATCAACAACTCTGACTGTAAGATCCTCCTAGACCAGCGTAAGTACATGACCAAGTTTGATGGCATCCAATCGATGCTGGGTCTCTCCGAAAAGGAGAAGAGCCAAATCCTCTCAATCAATCAGAACAACGATCCTCACCGACTCTACAAAGAGGTGTGGGTCGGGCTGGGAGGTATGCAGAGTGCCGTCTATGCTACAGAGGTGAGTATGGAGGAGTATCTCACCTATACGACAGAGGAGCGAGAGAAGCTGGAGGTGATGCAGCGTGCGGAGCAGCTGGGAGGAGACATTGAGTCGGCCATCCGACAACTCGCCATAGAGAAAAGAGATAAGCAATAA
- a CDS encoding DUF4134 domain-containing protein, with the protein MISKERLAMLALTLMMTGATAFAQGNGMAGINEATKMVTSYFDPATKLIYAIGAVVGLIGGVKVYNKFSSGDPDTSKTAASWFGACIFLIVAATILRSFFL; encoded by the coding sequence ATGATTAGCAAGGAACGCCTAGCGATGCTTGCCCTGACCCTGATGATGACAGGTGCGACAGCCTTTGCCCAAGGCAATGGTATGGCGGGCATCAACGAAGCGACCAAGATGGTCACTTCCTATTTTGACCCAGCCACCAAGCTCATCTATGCCATTGGGGCAGTGGTGGGCTTGATAGGCGGTGTCAAGGTTTACAATAAGTTTAGCTCAGGAGACCCCGATACGAGCAAGACAGCTGCAAGCTGGTTTGGAGCTTGTATCTTCCTCATCGTAGCTGCTACCATCCTGCGTAGCTTCTTCCTCTAA
- the mobC gene encoding conjugal transfer protein MobC, giving the protein MAQEDDLRALGKIMDFMRGISVLFLLINCYWFCYEAFHTWGLTLSVLDKILMNFQRTAGLFSSILWTKLFCVLFLALSCLGTRGVKEEKITWAKIWTVLTIGFVLFFLNWWLLALPIGVVGAASLYIFTVSVGYICLLMAGVWMSRLLKNNLMDDVFNTENESFMQETRLMENEYSVNLPTRFYYKKKWNNGWINVVNPFRASMVLGTPGSGKSFAIVNNYIKQQIEKGFAMYIYDYKFPDLSEIAYNHLRTHLDAYKVQPQFFVINFDDPRKSHRCNPINPAFMTDISDAYESAYTIMLNLNRSWIQKQGDFFVESPIILLAAIIWFLKIYEEGKYCTFPHAIEFLNRPYAQIFPILTSYDELANYLSPFMDAWEGGAQDQLQGQIASAKIPLSRMISPALYWVMTGDDFSLDINNPNEPKVLVVGNNPDRQNIYSAALGLYNSRIVKLINKKHQLKSSVIIDELPTIYFRGLDNLIATARSNKVAVCLGFQDFSQLTRDYGDKESKVIQNTVGNVFSGQVVGETAKTLSERFGKVLQQRQSMTINRNDKSTSISTQMDSLIPASKISNLTQGMFVGAVSDNFDERIDQKIFHAEIVVDVAKVSAETKAYQPIPIIADFTNENGSDSLRETIEANYRQVKQEVLSLVDSETARIKADPALQYLLKE; this is encoded by the coding sequence ATGGCACAAGAAGATGATTTGAGAGCATTGGGCAAGATTATGGACTTTATGAGAGGGATCTCTGTACTGTTCCTCCTCATCAACTGCTACTGGTTTTGCTATGAAGCATTCCACACCTGGGGCTTGACGCTCTCGGTACTAGATAAGATTCTGATGAACTTTCAACGTACAGCAGGACTCTTCTCCTCGATTCTCTGGACGAAGCTCTTTTGTGTGCTGTTCCTTGCTCTTTCTTGCTTAGGGACTCGTGGTGTAAAGGAAGAGAAGATTACTTGGGCTAAGATTTGGACGGTCCTGACTATCGGCTTTGTGCTATTCTTCCTCAATTGGTGGCTGCTGGCACTTCCGATTGGAGTCGTTGGTGCAGCTTCGCTCTACATCTTCACAGTCTCTGTGGGGTATATCTGCCTGCTGATGGCTGGTGTATGGATGAGTCGCCTGCTGAAAAACAACCTTATGGACGATGTCTTCAATACGGAGAACGAGAGTTTTATGCAGGAGACGAGACTGATGGAGAACGAGTACTCGGTCAATCTACCGACACGCTTTTACTACAAGAAGAAATGGAACAATGGCTGGATCAATGTGGTCAATCCGTTTCGAGCTTCAATGGTCTTGGGTACGCCTGGCTCGGGCAAGTCTTTCGCTATCGTGAATAACTACATCAAGCAGCAAATTGAGAAAGGCTTTGCGATGTACATCTACGACTACAAGTTCCCCGACTTATCGGAGATTGCCTATAACCATTTACGTACCCATTTGGATGCTTATAAGGTACAACCACAGTTCTTTGTGATAAACTTTGATGACCCTCGTAAGTCGCACCGCTGTAATCCCATCAATCCAGCCTTTATGACGGATATATCAGATGCTTACGAGAGTGCCTACACCATCATGCTCAATCTGAACCGCTCGTGGATTCAGAAGCAAGGTGATTTCTTCGTGGAGTCACCGATTATCTTGCTTGCAGCTATCATTTGGTTTTTGAAGATTTACGAGGAGGGGAAGTATTGCACCTTTCCACATGCCATAGAATTCTTGAATCGACCATATGCCCAGATATTCCCGATACTCACCTCTTACGATGAGCTTGCCAACTATCTATCTCCCTTTATGGACGCTTGGGAGGGTGGAGCACAAGATCAGTTGCAGGGGCAGATAGCATCAGCGAAGATCCCTTTGTCACGAATGATTTCTCCCGCCCTATACTGGGTGATGACGGGCGATGACTTTTCGCTCGACATCAACAACCCTAATGAGCCGAAAGTGCTTGTGGTAGGGAACAACCCCGACCGACAGAACATCTATTCGGCTGCGCTCGGACTCTACAATAGTCGCATTGTGAAGCTTATCAATAAGAAGCATCAACTTAAAAGCTCGGTGATTATAGATGAGCTACCGACCATCTATTTTCGTGGTCTCGATAACCTGATCGCTACGGCTCGTAGTAACAAAGTCGCTGTGTGTCTAGGCTTTCAGGACTTCTCGCAGCTGACCCGTGATTATGGGGATAAGGAGAGTAAGGTGATACAGAACACTGTGGGTAATGTCTTTAGCGGACAGGTAGTTGGTGAAACAGCTAAGACGCTTTCCGAGCGTTTCGGCAAAGTGCTTCAGCAACGGCAGTCCATGACCATCAACCGTAACGACAAGTCCACATCTATATCTACGCAGATGGATAGCTTGATTCCTGCAAGTAAGATTAGTAACCTTACACAAGGTATGTTCGTTGGGGCTGTCTCTGACAATTTCGATGAACGCATCGATCAGAAAATCTTCCATGCTGAGATCGTTGTGGATGTTGCCAAGGTCTCTGCTGAAACGAAAGCTTACCAGCCTATCCCCATCATAGCGGACTTTACAAACGAAAATGGCTCCGACAGTCTGCGTGAGACTATTGAAGCCAATTATCGCCAAGTCAAGCAAGAGGTGCTATCCCTCGTAGACTCTGAGACTGCTCGTATCAAAGCTGACCCTGCTCTCCAGTATCTGCTGAAGGAGTAG